One window of the Sphaerochaeta associata genome contains the following:
- the gap gene encoding type I glyceraldehyde-3-phosphate dehydrogenase, translating into MKIAINGFGRIGRNVFKVAFEDKNIEIVGINDLTDPKTLAHLLKYDSTYGVYAKSVVASENAIVVDGKSIPVYALRNPAELPWKELGVDVAIESTGVFTAAESPKGGYKDHIKAGAKKVILTVPAKDKIDQTIVCGVNDDKIDHSLLAYSNASCTTNCLAPLAKVLQDNFGIERGLMTTVHAYTNDQVMLDQPHKDLRRARAGAVSIIPTTTGAAKAVSEVIPELKGKLNGMAMRVPVPAGSVVDLVVLLEKDATVEELNAAVKKAAEGAMKNVLQYTEDPIVSHDIVGNNHSSIFDAALTMKMGERMFKVISWYDNEMGYSTRVVDLAKKLVK; encoded by the coding sequence ATGAAAATTGCAATTAATGGTTTCGGAAGAATCGGACGCAATGTTTTCAAGGTAGCTTTTGAAGACAAGAACATTGAGATCGTAGGTATCAATGACCTGACCGACCCCAAGACTCTTGCGCATCTTCTGAAATACGACTCCACATACGGAGTATATGCCAAGAGCGTTGTCGCTTCAGAGAACGCAATTGTCGTTGATGGCAAGTCCATTCCTGTCTATGCACTGCGCAATCCCGCAGAACTGCCCTGGAAAGAGCTTGGAGTCGATGTAGCTATCGAATCCACTGGTGTATTCACAGCAGCCGAAAGCCCGAAGGGTGGTTACAAGGATCACATCAAGGCTGGTGCCAAGAAAGTCATCCTCACCGTTCCCGCCAAGGACAAGATTGACCAGACCATCGTTTGCGGCGTAAACGACGATAAGATCGACCACAGCCTGCTTGCGTATTCCAACGCTTCCTGCACCACCAACTGCTTGGCTCCTCTTGCCAAGGTCCTGCAGGACAACTTCGGCATTGAACGCGGTCTGATGACCACCGTCCATGCCTATACAAACGACCAGGTCATGCTCGACCAGCCCCACAAGGACCTCAGAAGAGCAAGAGCCGGTGCTGTCTCCATCATCCCCACCACCACTGGTGCCGCCAAGGCTGTCAGTGAGGTGATCCCCGAGCTGAAGGGCAAGCTCAACGGCATGGCAATGCGCGTACCCGTACCCGCCGGTTCTGTTGTTGACTTGGTTGTTCTTCTTGAGAAGGATGCCACCGTTGAGGAATTGAATGCTGCGGTGAAGAAGGCCGCTGAAGGCGCAATGAAGAATGTGCTTCAGTACACCGAGGATCCGATTGTTTCCCACGACATCGTCGGCAACAACCACTCCTCGATCTTCGATGCCGCTCTCACCATGAAGATGGGTGAGAGAATGTTCAAGGTCATCAGCTGGTATGACAATGAGATGGGGTACTCCACCCGTGTTGTCGACCTTGCAAAGAAGTTGGTGAAATAA
- a CDS encoding hemolysin family protein, whose product MSLPWRGLFRKSLDGKDRELQSKVDLEERQTMIEGIRELRDKTVKEIMVPRVDVQFISSDINLDDLYTIIQEQGYSRYPVYEQTIDNIVGVLYAKDILRHGITNGFNAKALMRKPYFIPESKHLDDLLREFKLRKVHIAIAIDEYGGVSGIVCMEDILEVIVGEIQDEFDEDEDDGICKLDDNTFVVEARTSIEEVNESVGLHLSEEDFETIGGYVFELFGRIPLKDESVEDDEAIFTVEDIDGHKINQLKLVVKS is encoded by the coding sequence TTGAGCTTGCCATGGAGAGGTCTGTTTAGGAAAAGTCTGGACGGCAAGGATCGTGAATTGCAGTCCAAGGTTGATTTGGAAGAACGGCAGACCATGATAGAGGGTATACGGGAGCTGAGGGATAAGACAGTCAAGGAAATCATGGTTCCCAGAGTTGATGTCCAGTTTATCAGCAGTGACATCAATTTGGATGATTTATATACGATCATCCAGGAACAAGGGTACTCCCGCTATCCTGTGTATGAACAGACGATCGACAACATCGTCGGAGTCTTGTACGCCAAGGATATTCTCAGACACGGCATCACCAACGGCTTCAATGCAAAAGCATTGATGCGTAAGCCGTATTTCATTCCCGAAAGCAAGCATCTCGATGATCTGCTCAGGGAGTTCAAGCTGCGCAAGGTGCATATTGCCATCGCCATCGATGAGTACGGAGGTGTCAGCGGGATTGTCTGCATGGAAGACATCCTTGAAGTCATCGTCGGTGAAATCCAGGATGAGTTTGATGAGGATGAGGACGATGGAATCTGCAAGCTGGATGACAATACCTTCGTTGTAGAGGCGCGAACTTCCATCGAGGAAGTCAATGAATCAGTCGGTCTGCATCTCTCTGAAGAGGATTTTGAGACAATCGGAGGCTATGTCTTTGAGTTGTTCGGAAGAATTCCACTCAAGGATGAGTCGGTCGAGGATGATGAGGCTATTTTTACCGTCGAGGACATCGATGGGCATAAGATCAACCAATTGAAATTGGTGGTTAAATCATAA
- the ybeY gene encoding rRNA maturation RNase YbeY, translating to METYYIDVAYEQDEYEQSAGQALVIERLEQVLTMLEQPGCEFSVSFVSDASMQELNRTYRGKDEPTDILSFVQEDDVEDFTWPEVVFEETGSLPQEIQVLGDMVISLDTLKRNALSFSVEPDEELHRLLIHGLLHLLGEDHATNDPDEPMLVKQEQLLQQVRGSKR from the coding sequence TTGGAAACGTATTATATTGATGTGGCGTATGAGCAGGATGAGTATGAACAGAGTGCAGGGCAGGCTCTCGTCATAGAACGGTTGGAACAGGTTTTAACAATGTTGGAACAACCAGGTTGTGAATTCTCGGTCAGTTTTGTCAGTGATGCCTCCATGCAGGAATTGAATCGTACCTACAGGGGCAAGGATGAACCTACCGACATCCTTTCGTTCGTCCAGGAAGACGATGTCGAGGATTTTACTTGGCCTGAGGTTGTTTTTGAGGAAACCGGGTCGCTGCCACAAGAAATTCAGGTTCTCGGAGACATGGTTATTTCTCTTGATACCTTGAAAAGAAACGCACTATCCTTTAGTGTAGAACCAGATGAGGAGCTGCATCGTTTGTTGATTCATGGTCTTTTGCACTTATTGGGCGAGGATCATGCTACCAACGACCCTGATGAACCAATGTTGGTGAAACAGGAGCAGCTGCTGCAGCAAGTGAGGGGGAGCAAACGTTGA
- a CDS encoding HD family phosphohydrolase yields the protein MKDQRLRLGEKRKPNKLERQISIALIILIVVLAMLVPLFSSKSADSLLQDRGRMHQVGELAEDDVYATENFSYIDEKRTQALIQEKQRAVAPLFTFSLRSTMLSRQRIDLFIDLMDNGEDGAESFLAQTQLTDTGNVIERLRSFTESDRWFFLQALEETAEVILKQGLFSASDLAVIEAEGYDSYVLQNTVSMQDAKLLEPQLVSTVFTKENLATVLISWLDGYRKVQQAFQPYLLVDALSWLLEENVVYEEVQTLTERQKAADSVQSIVVLVERGEKIITKDTVITEQQLALLEAMGNQAFQYTILEMIGRAVFILLATSVSVYVFIQFLYAEKRLYLYLNLMLASVALSMLAMYAVSHLLHTQSILFLDSFLPILFAPMFTAHITSKKRLGLVAAFLLSCYASLMPQASAMTFFFSLTAGGICLYFFRYTFKRLEDLFNWFYACVICSFAALALNLLVGLPLQSVLPLIGGMLLNVTISLVLVEALVPLCERGFNIPTAYRLSELAFTDSPVLDRLGTVAQGTYNHSRYVSDLAYQAAKAIGVNAMLAKVGGIYHDIGKSDHPEYFIENQGTENKHDDIKPSLSAAIIKSHVKLGLEKGREAGLPQEVLDIIAQHHGNDIIQFFYNEAKEQALSAGAEVKADDYSYTGSPPTFPESAIVMLADCVEAASRTIKKPNHSKYQKLVHAIIMGKFERDQLKDSQLSLTDLDQIEDAFVQTLIGRDHHRIDYPDEPDQKSRGE from the coding sequence ATGAAAGATCAGCGATTGAGGTTGGGTGAGAAACGCAAACCGAATAAGTTGGAGCGACAAATCTCCATCGCCCTCATCATCCTGATTGTCGTTTTGGCCATGTTGGTTCCCCTTTTCAGCAGCAAGTCGGCTGATAGTCTATTGCAGGACAGGGGACGGATGCATCAGGTTGGAGAGTTGGCTGAGGACGATGTATATGCAACTGAAAACTTCTCCTATATCGATGAGAAGCGCACCCAGGCTTTGATTCAAGAAAAGCAGAGGGCGGTAGCGCCTTTGTTCACCTTCTCCCTGCGCTCTACCATGCTCAGCCGCCAGCGAATCGATTTGTTCATTGATCTTATGGACAACGGAGAAGATGGTGCAGAGTCGTTTCTCGCACAGACCCAGCTGACTGACACTGGCAATGTCATTGAGCGGCTTCGTTCATTTACAGAATCCGACCGATGGTTTTTCCTTCAAGCGCTTGAAGAAACAGCCGAAGTCATTCTTAAGCAGGGGTTGTTCTCTGCATCAGATCTTGCAGTAATCGAGGCAGAAGGATATGACTCCTATGTGCTGCAAAATACCGTTTCGATGCAGGATGCGAAGCTGCTGGAACCGCAATTGGTTTCTACGGTCTTCACCAAGGAGAATCTTGCAACTGTCTTGATTTCCTGGCTGGATGGGTACCGCAAGGTGCAGCAGGCCTTCCAGCCGTATCTGTTGGTGGATGCTCTTTCATGGTTGTTGGAAGAAAATGTAGTCTATGAGGAAGTTCAAACACTGACCGAGCGGCAAAAGGCTGCGGATTCCGTTCAAAGCATTGTGGTTTTGGTCGAGCGCGGCGAGAAAATCATCACCAAGGACACCGTCATCACCGAACAGCAGTTGGCTTTGCTGGAGGCGATGGGCAATCAGGCCTTTCAGTACACCATTCTTGAAATGATCGGAAGGGCTGTTTTCATCCTGCTCGCGACAAGCGTATCGGTCTATGTTTTTATTCAATTTTTGTATGCTGAAAAACGACTCTACCTGTATTTGAACCTGATGCTAGCATCGGTAGCCCTCTCCATGCTTGCCATGTATGCAGTATCACATCTTTTGCACACCCAATCGATATTGTTCCTTGATTCATTTCTTCCGATTCTCTTCGCACCGATGTTTACGGCGCATATAACCAGTAAGAAACGTCTTGGCTTGGTTGCCGCCTTTTTATTGTCCTGCTATGCTTCGCTGATGCCTCAGGCTTCCGCAATGACTTTCTTTTTCAGCCTTACAGCTGGAGGAATCTGTTTGTACTTCTTCCGATATACCTTCAAACGACTGGAAGACCTGTTCAACTGGTTCTATGCCTGTGTCATCTGCAGTTTTGCCGCCCTGGCACTGAACTTGCTGGTAGGACTTCCTCTGCAGTCGGTTCTTCCTCTTATCGGCGGTATGCTTCTGAACGTTACCATCAGCTTGGTATTGGTTGAGGCCCTTGTTCCCTTATGTGAACGTGGGTTCAACATCCCTACCGCCTATCGACTCAGCGAGCTGGCGTTCACGGACAGTCCCGTTCTTGACCGACTTGGGACCGTCGCCCAAGGAACCTATAATCATTCACGCTATGTCTCGGATCTTGCATATCAGGCCGCAAAAGCCATCGGCGTCAATGCCATGCTTGCTAAAGTCGGCGGCATTTATCACGATATCGGCAAGTCCGATCACCCTGAATACTTTATTGAGAACCAGGGAACAGAGAATAAACATGATGACATCAAGCCGAGTTTGTCGGCGGCAATCATTAAAAGCCATGTGAAACTCGGCCTGGAAAAGGGCAGGGAGGCGGGACTTCCCCAGGAAGTTCTGGACATCATCGCCCAACATCACGGCAACGATATTATTCAGTTCTTTTACAATGAAGCCAAGGAGCAGGCCCTGTCGGCGGGTGCCGAGGTCAAGGCTGATGATTATTCCTACACCGGTAGCCCACCAACCTTTCCTGAATCGGCGATAGTCATGCTTGCCGACTGTGTTGAAGCGGCAAGCAGGACCATCAAGAAACCCAACCACTCCAAATACCAGAAATTGGTACATGCGATCATCATGGGTAAGTTCGAACGGGACCAGCTCAAGGATTCACAGCTTTCACTGACCGATCTTGACCAAATTGAAGATGCTTTCGTCCAGACCTTGATCGGACGGGACCATCACAGAATCGATTATCCGGATGAACCGGATCAGAAATCAAGGGGAGAGTAG
- a CDS encoding PhoH family protein produces MERSVDFSSEEQMQRVLGINDRNLPYIEALLGCDMYVKGNTVSCLSKDETVVNRFQQLIARLQRVSEQQHYFSESEIFMEFQSLKHASITLDEVLLPQTDAKPYILVHNRFAYPKGPRQETYIKSMEENQIVFGIGPAGTGKTFLAVAYALSQLLSGKRHKLILTRPIVEAGENLGFLPGDLAQKINPYLRPLYDAMESMISVQNIRRLEENGSIEIAPLAYMRGRSLQNAIVILDEAQNTTREQMQMFLTRLGENSSAIITGDISQVDLPRNKDSGLVHAMHILKDIEGLDFVLFDSRDVVRSRIVSHIIDAYAQDLNQQKRSSL; encoded by the coding sequence ATGGAAAGAAGTGTGGATTTCTCCAGTGAAGAGCAGATGCAGCGGGTTCTCGGAATCAATGACCGGAACCTGCCGTATATTGAGGCTTTGTTGGGTTGTGATATGTATGTAAAAGGCAACACGGTCTCCTGCCTGAGTAAGGATGAGACGGTCGTCAACCGATTCCAGCAATTGATCGCCCGCTTGCAACGAGTCTCCGAACAGCAGCATTACTTCAGTGAATCAGAGATTTTCATGGAGTTTCAAAGTCTGAAGCACGCTTCGATTACCTTGGACGAGGTGCTGTTGCCGCAAACGGATGCGAAACCGTACATTTTGGTGCATAATCGCTTCGCGTATCCCAAAGGTCCTCGTCAGGAAACATATATCAAGAGCATGGAAGAGAACCAGATTGTCTTTGGCATCGGGCCTGCCGGTACCGGCAAAACCTTTTTGGCGGTAGCCTACGCCTTGAGCCAACTGCTCTCGGGAAAACGGCATAAGTTGATACTCACCCGTCCTATTGTGGAAGCGGGTGAGAATCTGGGATTCCTCCCCGGAGACTTGGCCCAAAAGATCAATCCTTATCTACGACCATTGTACGATGCAATGGAATCGATGATCAGCGTACAGAATATCAGACGTCTTGAAGAGAATGGAAGCATAGAAATCGCCCCTCTGGCGTATATGCGGGGTCGCTCGTTGCAGAATGCCATAGTCATACTGGATGAAGCGCAGAACACCACAAGGGAACAGATGCAGATGTTCTTGACACGCCTAGGGGAAAATTCCAGCGCCATCATCACCGGCGACATCAGCCAAGTGGATCTGCCGCGCAACAAGGACAGTGGATTGGTACATGCCATGCATATTCTCAAGGATATCGAAGGCCTCGATTTTGTTCTGTTTGATTCTCGTGATGTGGTTCGCTCAAGAATAGTAAGCCATATCATCGACGCGTACGCGCAAGATCTCAATCAACAGAAGCGGAGCAGCTTATGA
- the uvrA gene encoding excinuclease ABC subunit UvrA encodes MLNTLIIKGAREHNLKNIDLELTKDQLIVISGISGSGKSSLAFDTIFAEGQRRYVESLSSYARMFLDRMDKPDVDYMEGLSPAIAIEQKSTHRNPRSTVGTVTEIYDYFRLLWARVGEPHCHVCGRPISEMSVDQIIDAIFKAQEGTKIIVSAPVAIGKKGEFKKVFDDAKASGFVRVKVDGQMVSLEDPIKLDKQYKHSIDVVVDRLILKSDIRTRLASSIETCIEMTQGLVKITFLGANDEEHEEIYSERNSCAHCGITMPELEPRLFSFNNPFGACPECNGLGVKTEFDPDLIIPDYSKSFNEGAIATMNPDAQWSRSQFEALAKHFHFTLDTPFADLSEKTIQAILYGTEERIFVEYTREKSSQTYRVEKPFPGIISDLQRRYYETNSMQIKMWMNGFQTSKVCPTCHGDRLREEALAVSINGMNIMQTTRLSVKEANAFFQTLTLTESQQQISYQILKEIRSRLSFLRDVGLNYLTLDRSSATLSGGEAQRIRLATQIGSALSGVLYVLDEPSIGLHQRDNQKLIDTLKHLRDLGNTVLVVEHDEATIREADYLVDLGPGAGVHGGYITAQGRPEEVARNPNSITGQYLSGALRMDIPTKRRTGNKSVIRVEGANKNNLKHIDVEIPLGKLVVFTGVSGSGKSSLLNEVLLPAVRRQLSRKNPNYDGFSSISGVEHLDKVINIDQSPIGRTPRSNPATYVGVFTAIRDLFASLPDSKARGYKSGRFSFNVQGGRCENCQGDGNLKIEMNFLPDVYVTCDVCHGKRFNKETLAVRYKGKNIHEVLEMTMEEASGFFSAIPKIKRKIDTLISVGLEYIKLGQSALTLSGGEAQRVKLSLELSKYGTGKTLYVLDEPTTGLHFADVKKLMEVLNRLVDQGNTILLIEHNLDVIMQSDHVIDLGPEGGDGGGMVVATGTPEQLALCKDSHTGYYLAQMFHEKG; translated from the coding sequence ATGCTTAATACATTGATCATCAAAGGTGCGAGAGAGCACAATCTGAAAAATATAGACCTTGAATTGACCAAGGACCAACTGATCGTCATCAGTGGGATTTCCGGCAGCGGTAAAAGTTCGCTTGCCTTTGATACCATTTTCGCCGAGGGACAGCGGCGGTACGTCGAAAGCCTCAGCTCTTATGCGCGTATGTTTTTGGATCGAATGGACAAACCCGATGTAGATTACATGGAGGGGTTGAGTCCCGCCATCGCCATCGAACAGAAATCGACGCACCGCAATCCTCGTTCGACTGTTGGTACGGTTACTGAAATATATGACTATTTCCGTCTTTTGTGGGCTCGTGTCGGAGAACCCCACTGTCATGTGTGCGGTCGTCCTATCAGTGAGATGAGCGTCGATCAAATTATCGATGCCATTTTCAAAGCCCAGGAGGGGACAAAAATCATAGTCAGTGCTCCCGTTGCCATAGGTAAGAAAGGGGAGTTCAAGAAGGTCTTCGACGATGCGAAAGCCTCCGGGTTTGTGCGTGTGAAAGTGGATGGGCAGATGGTAAGTCTGGAAGACCCCATCAAGTTGGATAAGCAGTACAAGCACTCCATCGATGTGGTTGTCGATCGCTTGATACTCAAGAGCGATATCCGAACTCGTCTTGCCTCCAGCATCGAGACCTGTATCGAGATGACCCAAGGATTGGTTAAGATTACTTTTCTGGGTGCAAATGATGAGGAGCATGAGGAGATCTACAGTGAACGCAATAGTTGCGCCCATTGCGGGATCACCATGCCTGAACTTGAACCGAGGTTGTTCAGTTTCAACAATCCCTTCGGAGCATGTCCTGAGTGCAATGGTCTGGGTGTCAAGACTGAATTCGATCCTGATCTAATCATTCCCGACTACTCGAAAAGCTTCAATGAAGGGGCGATAGCCACGATGAATCCGGATGCCCAGTGGTCTCGTTCGCAATTCGAAGCCCTTGCAAAACATTTTCATTTTACCTTGGATACTCCATTCGCAGACTTAAGTGAAAAAACCATCCAGGCAATACTCTATGGAACCGAGGAGAGGATTTTCGTTGAGTATACCAGGGAGAAGTCGAGCCAGACGTATCGCGTGGAAAAGCCGTTCCCCGGTATTATTTCTGATTTGCAACGTCGTTATTATGAGACGAACAGCATGCAGATTAAAATGTGGATGAATGGATTCCAAACCTCGAAAGTGTGTCCAACGTGTCATGGGGACCGACTTCGGGAGGAAGCCCTTGCAGTATCGATCAACGGCATGAACATCATGCAGACTACGAGGTTGTCGGTAAAAGAAGCAAATGCCTTTTTCCAAACATTGACACTTACCGAGAGCCAGCAACAGATTTCCTACCAGATTCTCAAAGAAATCCGCAGTCGCCTCTCATTTCTGCGTGATGTCGGATTGAACTATCTGACCCTCGATCGCAGCAGCGCCACGCTCAGCGGCGGTGAAGCACAGCGCATACGACTAGCCACGCAGATAGGGTCGGCTCTCAGCGGAGTGCTCTATGTACTGGATGAACCATCCATCGGGCTGCATCAGCGGGATAATCAGAAGCTGATCGATACCTTGAAGCATCTCAGGGATCTGGGCAATACGGTTCTGGTCGTAGAGCACGACGAGGCTACGATTCGGGAAGCCGACTATCTTGTGGATTTAGGACCGGGGGCCGGTGTACACGGCGGCTATATCACCGCCCAAGGGAGACCCGAAGAAGTTGCCCGTAATCCAAACAGCATAACCGGTCAATATCTAAGTGGTGCCTTACGTATGGATATCCCCACAAAACGCAGGACGGGCAACAAAAGTGTGATTCGTGTCGAAGGGGCTAACAAGAACAATCTCAAACACATCGATGTGGAGATACCGCTTGGCAAATTGGTTGTATTCACCGGAGTAAGCGGCAGCGGCAAAAGCTCTCTGCTCAATGAAGTGCTGCTTCCTGCGGTTCGCAGGCAGCTCTCCCGAAAGAATCCTAATTACGATGGGTTTTCCTCCATCTCAGGGGTGGAGCATCTTGATAAGGTGATCAATATCGATCAGAGCCCGATCGGAAGAACGCCAAGGAGCAATCCCGCCACGTATGTCGGTGTATTCACGGCGATCCGTGATCTCTTTGCCTCTTTGCCCGACAGCAAGGCCAGGGGGTATAAGAGCGGGCGTTTCTCCTTCAATGTCCAAGGAGGCCGCTGTGAGAATTGCCAAGGTGACGGGAATCTGAAAATTGAGATGAATTTCCTGCCGGATGTGTATGTAACCTGCGATGTGTGTCATGGAAAGCGCTTCAATAAGGAAACGTTGGCTGTAAGATACAAGGGTAAAAATATTCATGAGGTTTTGGAGATGACCATGGAAGAGGCGAGTGGGTTCTTCTCTGCCATTCCCAAGATCAAGCGCAAGATAGACACCCTCATTTCCGTAGGTCTTGAGTACATCAAACTCGGTCAAAGCGCCCTCACCCTCAGTGGAGGAGAGGCCCAACGGGTCAAGCTGAGTCTTGAGCTCTCCAAGTACGGGACGGGAAAGACCTTGTATGTTCTCGATGAGCCTACTACAGGTCTGCACTTTGCCGATGTCAAGAAATTGATGGAAGTCCTTAATCGTTTGGTGGATCAAGGCAATACCATTCTGTTGATCGAACATAATCTTGATGTAATCATGCAGTCCGATCATGTGATTGACTTGGGTCCTGAAGGCGGCGATGGCGGCGGTATGGTTGTAGCAACTGGAACTCCTGAGCAACTTGCCCTATGCAAGGACTCCCACACAGGGTATTATCTTGCTCAGATGTTCCATGAGAAAGGCTGA
- the ispG gene encoding flavodoxin-dependent (E)-4-hydroxy-3-methylbut-2-enyl-diphosphate synthase: MTGDHQVMIGNAMLGKGFPVLIQTMYDSALPKEGEALDELLRRIGKLNAMGCDIIRFSYPSKDDQDSFSYICKRSPIPVVADIHFDYQLALDAIACGCQKIRINPGNIGARWKVDEVVKSAKDHNVAIRIGLNSGSLPKGNDPVPTLMCNTALTYLSWFEQAHFYNTVVSLKASDTEVTLEANRLFAKLSDYPLHLGVTEAGSVVSAITRSTWALGQLLSEGIGNTLRISITGDIETEVQAGVELLRTLGLRKKGIRVVSCPRCGRHSFDSQGFLESIESDLLMMDKDLTVAIMGCQVNGPGEAKAADLAITGIGNSIFLYEKGTLIKKVTQQDAKAALLEAIEHA, translated from the coding sequence ATGACAGGTGATCATCAGGTAATGATCGGGAATGCAATGCTCGGCAAAGGCTTCCCTGTTCTTATTCAAACGATGTATGACAGCGCCCTTCCCAAGGAGGGAGAGGCCCTCGATGAACTGCTCAGACGTATTGGAAAGCTCAATGCAATGGGTTGCGATATTATTAGGTTCTCATATCCTTCAAAGGATGACCAAGATTCGTTCTCCTATATATGTAAACGAAGCCCTATCCCTGTAGTGGCTGATATTCATTTTGATTACCAGCTCGCCCTTGACGCCATAGCATGCGGATGCCAGAAAATCCGCATCAATCCCGGGAACATCGGGGCAAGGTGGAAAGTCGATGAGGTGGTCAAGAGTGCAAAGGATCATAATGTCGCCATACGCATTGGTTTGAACAGCGGCTCCCTTCCCAAAGGAAACGATCCTGTGCCGACTTTGATGTGCAACACCGCCTTGACGTATCTCTCGTGGTTTGAGCAGGCGCATTTCTACAATACGGTGGTTTCCTTGAAAGCCAGCGATACCGAGGTGACGCTTGAGGCGAACCGTCTCTTTGCAAAGCTCAGTGATTATCCTCTGCACCTCGGTGTAACCGAGGCTGGGTCGGTTGTCAGTGCAATCACCCGCTCGACATGGGCTTTGGGACAGCTTCTCAGCGAGGGAATCGGGAATACGCTTCGAATCAGCATCACCGGTGACATTGAGACTGAAGTACAGGCGGGTGTCGAACTGCTGAGGACCCTTGGCTTGAGAAAGAAGGGGATCAGGGTTGTCAGCTGTCCCCGTTGCGGAAGGCATAGTTTTGATTCCCAAGGATTCCTAGAGTCCATCGAGTCTGATTTGCTGATGATGGACAAGGATTTGACAGTAGCCATTATGGGTTGTCAGGTAAATGGGCCCGGGGAAGCCAAAGCAGCTGATTTGGCCATCACAGGCATCGGTAATAGTATTTTTCTCTATGAGAAGGGTACGTTGATAAAGAAAGTGACGCAGCAGGATGCTAAAGCTGCTTTGTTGGAAGCCATTGAACATGCTTAA
- a CDS encoding YhcH/YjgK/YiaL family protein — protein MIHDSLSNLMQYAPILDGIDQISNVLGNAYEDGTYEIGRLLVKVESYVPSTFSGSFRAHESAATVVVMLEGEELFGLTYSERCKGIARDEKGWLAIDDSPIKAVVTAKKGMFTLFLPREPYALGIACTNSPSVVRRMTIVLQP, from the coding sequence ATGATTCACGACAGTCTCTCAAATCTTATGCAGTATGCTCCGATACTCGATGGTATCGATCAGATTTCAAATGTTCTGGGAAACGCCTACGAAGACGGGACCTATGAAATCGGCAGACTCCTTGTGAAGGTGGAATCATATGTTCCATCCACCTTTTCAGGCAGCTTCAGGGCTCATGAATCGGCTGCCACTGTGGTGGTGATGCTTGAGGGAGAAGAGTTGTTCGGCCTGACATACAGCGAGCGATGCAAGGGAATCGCCAGAGATGAAAAGGGTTGGTTGGCCATCGACGACAGTCCCATCAAAGCTGTGGTGACAGCCAAAAAGGGTATGTTTACCCTGTTTTTACCGCGTGAGCCGTATGCCTTGGGTATTGCATGCACGAATTCACCTTCTGTGGTAAGACGAATGACAATTGTTCTACAACCGTAG
- a CDS encoding methylated-DNA--[protein]-cysteine S-methyltransferase: protein MQYERTYHSPIGPLYLRCSDTHIVELSFHGEASEVEAHHHLLDLAHLQLDEYFAGSRKAFTLPLLIGGTPFQKKVYEALLSIEYGQTASYEEIAMRIGNPKACRAVGMANNRNRLALLIPCHRVVGKHGSLVGYEGGLEKKAWLLDFERRHRSS from the coding sequence ATGCAGTACGAAAGAACATATCACAGCCCGATAGGCCCTCTCTATTTGAGATGCAGTGACACGCACATCGTCGAACTCTCGTTTCATGGAGAGGCTTCGGAAGTCGAAGCACATCATCATCTGCTTGATTTGGCACATCTGCAATTGGATGAGTATTTTGCCGGAAGCAGAAAAGCATTCACCCTTCCCTTGTTGATCGGAGGGACCCCCTTTCAAAAGAAAGTGTATGAAGCTCTGCTTTCCATCGAATACGGCCAAACGGCAAGCTATGAGGAAATTGCCATGAGAATCGGCAATCCAAAGGCCTGCAGGGCGGTCGGGATGGCGAACAACCGCAATCGATTGGCCCTGCTCATTCCCTGCCATCGTGTAGTCGGCAAGCATGGCTCTTTAGTAGGTTATGAGGGAGGTTTGGAGAAAAAGGCCTGGCTGCTGGATTTCGAACGCAGGCATCGTTCCTCATAA